From the Lathyrus oleraceus cultivar Zhongwan6 chromosome 4, CAAS_Psat_ZW6_1.0, whole genome shotgun sequence genome, one window contains:
- the LOC127136471 gene encoding uncharacterized protein LOC127136471 gives MQFSYFLTNYQLLQVDISLKLLKAGKHVLQEKPAASCINELETALSTYKSISADAPGQIIWSVAENYRFEPALIEGKKLIADIGKMMSVQVIVEGSMNSSNPYFSSSWRRSFTGGFILDMGVHFIAGLRMLVGCEVVSVSAMTSHVDLILPPPDNLSSVFHLENGCSGVFVMVVSSRSPKILWRVVGTNGTLQIERGFQGQHGYLVSLYDANGQCKSSFFPFSGVTEELKAFFNDVSENTLKKGSQFVPEHRLSFVEGARDVALLEAMLESGSRQGKQVQVKEF, from the exons ATGCAGTTTTCTTATTTTCTTACAAATTATCAATTGTTGCAGGTTGACATCTCACTCAAGTTGTTGAAGGCTGGTAAACATGTCCTTCAAG AGAAACCTGCAGCATCTT GTATAAATGAGCTGGAAACTGCATTATCTACGTACAAATCGATTTCTGCTGATGCTCCTGGCCAAATAATTTGGTCTGTGGCTGAAAATTATCGTTTTGAACCCGCCTTAATTGAG GGCAAGAAGCTAATTGCTGACATTGGCAAAATGATGAGTGTCCAAGTTATTGTAGAAGGATCAATGAACAGTTCAAACCCATACTTTTCAAGTTCTTGGAGACGCAGTTTTACT GGAGGCTTTATTCTCGATATGGGTGTGCATTTCATTGCGGGGTTAAGAATG CTTGTTGGGTGTGAGGTAGTTTCAGTTTCAGCTATGACATCGCATGTGGATTTGATCTTACCACCACCAGATAATTTATCATCTGTCTT TCATTTGGAGAACGGATGCTCAGGAGTATTTGTAATGGTTGTCTCCTCCAGATCCCCCAAG ATCTTGTGGCGAGTTGTTGGCACGAATGGAACCCTTCAAATTGAGCGAGGATTCCAAGGACAACACGGATACCTG GTTTCATTATATGATGCTAATGGACAATGCAAAAGCTCATTTTTCCCATTCAGTGGAGTAACTGAAGAATTAAAAGCTTTTTTTAATGATGTTTCTGAAAACACCCTCAAG AAGGGTAGTCAGTTTGTACCCGAGCACCGCCTCTCTTTTGTCGAGGGTGCGAGAGACGTTGCTCTTTTAGAGGCAATGCTTGAATCTGGATCAAGGCAGGGCAAGCAAGTTCAAGTGAAAGAGTTTTGA